The nucleotide window TGTGCATGCCGTTTCGGGGGCCCTGCGAGAACACGCCGTCGTCGTGCGGCTTGAACTTCGACTTCAGGTCGAAGCCGTGGTTCGGGATGACGACGAGGTCCGGCGCGATGTCGTCGTGCTCGCCGCGGAACGCCTCCTCCTTCTCGACGACGCGGGCGGCGACCTTCTTCCCGTCCGGCCCCTCGAGCGCCTCGAGGTCGGCCTTCAGTTCGTCACGGACCGCCTCGTACTCCGACTCGGGCACGGACCCGCGGGGCTCGCGCCCCTCGAGGTTGATGTAGAACCGGCCGGGGATGAGCGAGTACGCCCGCGCGTCCTCGGCGATGTCGTCGAGGCTGTCGTGGTCGTCGTCCTCGAACTCGAGCCAGCCCTCGTCCTGGAGCCATCGGTTCAGTTCGACCTCGTAGTTCTGGACGGTGAAGCCGTGGTCGGAGGCGACGACGAGCGTCACGTCGTCCGCGAGCGCCGCGCGGATGCGACCGATGTAGTCGTCGATCTTCCTGTAGAACTCCATGAACGCGTCGTAGTTCTTCCCCTCCTCGGCGTAGTCCTTGAACAGGAAGTGGTTCACCCGGTCGGTCGTCATGAACACGCCGAAGAACAGGTCCCAGTCGTCCTCCTCGATGTAGTGGGAGAACGCCTCGAACCGCGCGTCGACGGTCTCGTGGGCGTTCTCGATGAACTCGGACTTGTCCTCCTTGTGTCCGAGCTTGGGGTTCGTGTCGATGCGGTAGTTGGTCCCTTCGAGGTACTCGCGGAGTTCGTCGGGGTAGGCCGCCTTGTCGACGCCCGGCGAGAGGAACCCCGAGACCATCCGCTGGACGTTGCGCTGGGGCGGGAACGTCACGGGGACGTTCATCACCGTGGCGTCGAGTCCCTCCTCGGCGACCCGGTCCCAGACGCGGGTCGCCTGCACGTCCCTGCCCATCGGCACGTACGTGTCGTACGAGCCCACCTCGCGGTCCTGGAAGCCGTACACTCCCGTCTCACCCGGGTTCACGCCCGTCGTCAGCGCGGGCCAGCAGGCGGAGGACTCGGGCGGCACGATCGAGTCGATGGCGCCGCCGGCGCCCTCCCTCGCCAGCGCTGCGAAGTTGGGGAACTCCTCCGGGTGGTCATCGAGCAGCGAGTACGGCACGCCGTCGATGCCGATAAACGCGACGCGCGGGTTGTCGGCCCCGCGCAGCCGGTCGAACAGTCCCATACACCTCGCGTCTCCCCGGACGAATAAAGTCCTTCAGGTTCGATGCGGTTTTAGGCGGCTTCTATGACCATTGCAAACCCGGTCAGCGACTCGGTACCGGCGTCCCGTTCCCGCCGGCAACGTCGTTACCGAACGTGATCGGGAGCAGTTGAGCGTTACATCGTCCGATTCTGCCGTTTCGGCTCCCGATCACCCGGTACTCCACAGCCAGGCTCCGGGAGGACCCGAATCGTTTACACGACCGCGTCCGAGCTTTCGGCCATGTCTGCCGCGTCCGAGGCGGAGGGGGAACCCGAGCCGGATCCACTCGACGCGTTCCGGCAGTTCCTCGCGCTCCCGGGCGACGTGCTCGTCCTCTCGCTCGCGATGTTCGCGTTCAGCCTGGGCTTCCAGATGACGGGGCGCTACCTGCCGGAGTACCTCTCCGTGCTCGGCGCGGGCAGCGTCGTCATCGGCCTGTACGGCAGCGTCGGCAACCTCATCTCGGCCGTCTTCCCGTACCCCGGCGGCGCCCTCTCGGATCGCATCGGCTCCCGCTCGGCGCTCACGCTGTTCGGCGTCGCGTCTACGCTCGGCTTCGTCGTCTGGTGGGCGGCGGACCCGCTGTCGACCGTCCGGTTCGGCCCGACGAACCTCGCGGTCGTCGTGATCTTCCTCGGGCTGTTCCTCTCGCAGGCGTGGAAGTCGTTCGGACTCGGCGCGACGTTCGCCGTGGTGAAGCAGTCGGTGCCGAACGACAAACTGGCGTCGGGGTTCGCCGCGACCGAGACGTTCCGCCGGACCGCGTTCCTGCTCGGCCCGCTGCTCGCCGCCGGTGCGCTCTCGCTGTTCGAGTTCACCGAGGGGTTCCGCGTCCTCCTCCTCGTCGCCGCCGGCGCGGGCGCGCTCGCCACCGTCGCGCAGTACGTCCTCTACGACGCCGCGAACGACTCGTTCGGCAAGTCGTTCGAGGGGCTCGGGACGGTGGTGAGCGACCTCCGGTCGCTCCCCTCGCCCCTCCGCCCGCTGCTCGTCGCGGACACGCTGGTCCGGTTCGCCAACGGGATGGTGTACGTGTTCTTCGTCATCGTCGTCGTCGACTTCCTCTCGGTCGGCGCGACGTTCCCAGTCGTCGGTCGACTGTCCCCGGCGGCGTTCTTCGGCGTCCTGCTCGGGATCGAGATGGCCGCCGCGCTGCTCACGATGGTCCCGGTCGCCCGACTGGCCGAGCGTGTCGGCCTCAAGCCCGTCGTCGCCATCGGCTTCGCGGTGTACGCGGTGTTCCCGGTCCTGCTCATCTCCGCACCGGCCGAGCCCCTCGTCGTCAGCGTTCCGGGTCTGGCAGGCGTCGGGGTCCTCGAACTCTCGCCCGCGGTCGTCCTCGCCCTCCTTTTCGCCTTCTCCGGGCTCCGGTTCGCCGGGCTCCCCGCGCACAAGGCGCTCATCGTCGGCCCGGCCGAGCGGGACGCGGGCGGGCGCGTGACGGGGACGTACTACCTCGTGCGGAACGCGGTCACGATCCCGAGCGCAGCGGCCGGCGGCCTCATCTACGGCGTCTCCCCGCCGGCCGCGTTCGCGACGGCGACCGTCGTGGGGATCGTGGGGACGGGGTACTTCCTCGTCCGCGGCGAGGAGTTCGCCGCCTACGCGTGAGCGTCACGTGAGAACGTCGATCGACGAAAACCGGAGGCCGGGCGAAGTGCGATGGGGCTTTGGGCTCCCACCGCCAAACGCCGGCCGTGACGCGAGACACGTCGGAAGCCGGGACGGGGGACAACCCGGGCGCGAGCGCCGAGCGCGCTCCCGACGGCACACCCGACCGGCCCCCGCGGACCGCGTTCCTCGAGGCGCTCTCGGTGCGGCGGAACGCGCTCGCGGGCGGCGTGGTGGGGTTGACGCTCGCGGTGGTCGTCTACCTCGTTCGGGTGTTCGAACTCCTCGGACCGAACCTCGGCACCCGCGAGTACCCGGTGCTCGGTCCGGAGGGCTACTTCCTGCTGCTCGGGTTCGTGCTCGCGAGCGCGACGGCGCTCCTCGTCGCGACGGCGCTCACGGTCGTCTCGGCCGTTCGGCTGGCACGCCGCGAGGTGTAGTCCGCCGCCGACTCAGTCCTCGAACTCGCGCGGATCGCCCAGGCGCAGGGAGAGCCGTTCGGCGCCCGCGCGGGTCCCCTTCGCGAGCACCACGTCGCCGACCCGGAGTTCCGTCTCCGGACCGGGCGAGATGACCCACTCCCCGTCGTCCCTCTCGTCCGCCGGTCGCCTGACCGCGATGACCCGCATACCGGTCTCCTGTTTCACCCGGCGCTCCCCGAGCGTCTCCCCCGCGAGGTCCGCGCCGGGGGCGACCTCAAGGCGGACGATGACCTCGTCGGAGGCCTCGACCGCCTCCGCGATGACCGGGTGGGCGTCGATGCCGCGGAGGACGCCCTCGCTGATCTCAAGGGCCGCGTCGCTGATGACCTCCGTCGCGGACGCGAGGTGGACGAGTCCGCGGAGCGAAACCGGGTCGTCAACGCGCGCGGCCGCGCGCAAGGTCCACGCCTCGAACCGCGATTTCAGCGCGTCCACCTCCATCTCGAGTTCGTCGACCTCGCTCGCGACCGCCTCGCTGTTGAACAGCACCGACCCGTACGCGAGGTCGACCGCCAGCTCGCTCATGTTCTTCATCAGCACTACCGAGTCGACGGCGCGTTCGAGGTCGTCGACGCTCGGCACCGACGGGTCCGGGCGTTCGTACGCGGTGCCGGTCGCGGTCCGGTACACGGCGCGGAGGCCGTCCTCGTCGCCGCGCAGGAACAGCGTGTCGTCGGCCCGGAGCGTCGTCCCCGCGTCGGGGTTGAGCAGCCAGTCGCTCCCGCGACGGAGGGCGATGATGCGGACGCCGGTCTCAGTCTCGACGTTCGATTCGGCGAGCGTCCGCCCGACGTAGGTCGAGTCGGCGGACAGCTCCGCCCGGACCAGCGTTTCGACGGCCTCGGGCAGCGCGGCGCGGATGGCGTCGGGGAGGCCGACCTCCTCGAGCACGACCTTCGCGATGTCGCCCGCGGCGTCGCTGATTTTCTCCGCGGCGCCGATGACGCCGAGCACCGGCGCGAGCTGTTCTGCGTCCTCGGGCGAGCGTGCGGCCATCATCACGCTCATCCGGGCCTGGAGCTGGAGTTCGTCCATCCGCGATTCGAGCTCCAGCACCTCCCCTGCGAGGTCGGCGCTCCCGTGGAGGACCGCCGAGTACGAGAGGTCGATGAGCAGCTCCGCGGTGTCTTTCATCTCCGCCAGCACGGCCTTCACGGAGGTCGGCTCGTACTCGACGCGCTCCTCGCGGGTCATCGTTCGCCCATCGATTCGGCGGGTGGGTGGAAAAGGGTTGCTTGCGTCCTCCGGCGACGGGTGGCGCTCGCGGAGTCGCCCCCCGTCTGTGGCCGCGAACCGGCAGGATGGAACGCGGGCCGAGCGTTAACAAGTCCAGCCGCTGAAACTGAGCCCATGCCGAAAGTCGCCATCGTTGGAGGGGGTCCCGCCGGGTTGAGCGCCGCGCTGTTCACCGCGAAGAACGACCTCGACACCGTCGTCTTTGACACCGACGAGACGTGGATGCACAAGGCCCACCTCTACAACTACCTCGCCATCGACGACATCGGGGGGACCGAGTTCATCGAGAGGGCGCGCGACCAGGTCGAACGCTTCGAGGCCGAGCTCCGCGTCGGCGAGGAGGTGACGGACGTCGAGCGGGACGGCTCCGGGTTCACCGTGCGGACCGACGACGGCGAATACGACGCCGAGTACGTCGTCTTCGCGACGGGCACGGACACCGAACTCCCCGAGGAGCTCGGCTGCGAGCTCACGGAGGGCGGACTCGTCGACGTCGACCTGAACATGCGGACGAGCGTCGAGGACGCCTTCGCGGTCGGATCGATGATCCGCGACCAGAAGTGGGAGGCCGTCGTCTCCGCCGGCGACGGCGGCGCGGCCGCCCTCCAGATCATGAGCGACGAGGCAGGCGAACCGGTCCACGACTTCGACACGCCGGACGAGGACTGACGACGCGTGTAGACGATGACGGCGCCGCCGTCTGGTCCACCGCCGATTTTCGACTACTCCCGGAACAGCCGATACGACGTCCGGCCGACCGCGACGTCCTTCTCCTCGCCCTCGGGGTCGACGCTGGAGACGACGGTGTCGGTGTAGCCCATCGAGCCGCCGGCCCGCAGCACCTCGGCCTCGACGCGGAGGTCGTCGGTGGCGGGGCGGAGGTAGGTGACGTTCAGGTCTGTCGTCGCCAACGAGCCGTCCGTCGGGTCGTCGAACGTCGAGCGGAGCGCGAAGCCGGACGCGGTGTCGACGAGCGTCGCCGCGATGCCGCCGTGGATGGAGCCGACGGGCGAGCCGGGGTTCACGAGCTTCTCGTCGTACGGCACGGACATGACGATCCGGCCACGGTCGAGGTCCTCGACGCGGAGGTTCAGCCACGAGAGGAAGCCGTGGCTCTCGATGAACGACTGCAGCAGGTCGACGTGGTCGGCGTCCAGCTCGGGAAACGGGTCGTCGTCGCTCATGTGGGAACGCGGGCCGCGCCGCTACTTCACCGTTCGGAAGTGCGCCGGGTCCGGCCCGTCAGTCCTCGCGCGCCGCGTCGCCCGTCCCGTTCCCGCTCGCTTCGCCGTCGGCGGCGGCCCCCCCGAGGTCGCTCGCGCTCACCGGCCCGCCGTCGCCCTCCCCGAAGCCGGCCGAGAGGATGCGGGTGAGCGCCTCCTCGACGCGCTCGTTGGTGTAGGTGACGTTCTCGGACTCGACCTCGAGGACGAAGCCAGTGGTGATGTTCGGCGCGGTCGGCATGAACAGGACCTCGCGACCGTCTTCCGTCCGCTTGCCCGTCTTGAAGGCGGTCATGCGCATCCCCTCCCAGGGCTCGATGCGGACGGGCGCCTGGAGCTCGTCGGTCCCCGTCAGGGCAGTCTCGACCGCGAGCTTCGAGGCGTTGTACAGCACCCGGAGGACGGGGACGCGGTTGATGGCGCCGTCGACGAACCCCTCCGCGAAGCGCCCGGCGGTCGTCCGCATCATGTACCCCGCCGCGAACACGACGAGGACGAACACGACGAGGACGATGAACACCTGCAGGAGGTTCACGACGAACACGACGAGCCAGTCGGCCATGCCCGGCGGCGGTGAATCCCAGTGGACTGTCGGCACGAACGGCAGCTCAAGGAGCTGCGTGTAGAGCCAGTTCGCGACGAACAGGATGACCAGCAACGGAACGACGACAACGAGCCCGCTGGCGAAGTCCCGCTTCCACGTAGACATAGTTGTACTTGCTTGCCCCTGCGGGGCGGGGGCTTATCAGCGCTTCTACACGGAGCGCAGAGCGCGTATCGAAGCGTCAGCTCGCCGCGCTCCGATAACCCGTCCCGACTCGTGGGTCGTTCCGGAACTCCGTGTTCCGGCTCGTTCGGTGCTCAGACGCCGGCGACCGCCCGCATCGCGAACAGGAGGTTCTCCTTGCGCTCGCGCACGCGCCGGTAGAAGTACGAGAGCCACTTGTCGCCGTAGGGGGCGTACTGCCACACCTCGACGCCCTCAGCCGCCAGCTCGCGCTGGGCCTCCTCGCGGACGCCCATGAGCATCTGGACCTCGTAGTCGCCCCCGTGCTCCGCGTGGAGCTCCTTCGCGTAGGAGATCATCGTCGGGTCGTGGCTCCCCACGGCGATGCCGCCATCCCGCCGGCTGAACAGGAGCTCCAGCCCCTCCCGGAACGCCTCGTTGACGTTCGCCTTGTCCGTGTAGGCGATCGACTCGTCCTCGTCGTAGGCCCCCTTCACCAGCCGGAGCTTTCCTGGCACGTCGTCGAGGCGGTCGAGGTCCTCGCGCGTGCGCCGGAGGTTCGCCTGGAGGCACTGACCCACGCCGCCGCCGTGCTCTCGTGCCAGGTCCTCGAAGGCGTCGAGCGTCGCGTCGGTGGTGGTGGCGTCCTCCATGTCGCACCAGACGAACACGCCGTGCTCCCGCCCGGCCTCGACGACCCGGCGGAAGTTCTCGCGGAACACGCCCTCGCCCACGTCGAGGCCGAGCTGGGACGGCTTCACCGAGACGCAGACGTCGAGGTCGCTGGCGCCGATGTCGGCGATCAGGGACTCGTAGGTGGCCGTGTCCTCGTCGGCCGGGACGCGCTCGCGGTAGTGCTCGCCGAGGAGGTTGAGGATGACGTTGACGCCGTCCTCGTTGGCCCGCCGCGCGTGGTCGAACGCCGTCGCCGGCGACTCGCCCGCGACGAACCGGCTCGCGATCGGGGGTATCATCTGGTCGCACGCTTGCCCCCCTCCGGTCTTGAGTGTTGGCGGTTCCGATCGGTGGGGCCCCGAGGTGGCGAGTCTCCTGTCGACGCCTTCGTCTCGGTGCAAGCGTGGGTATCGCTAGTAGCGACCGCGAGAGCCCCCCGGCGCTCGGCTCCCGCGCTACGGAAGACGATCCTGCTCGCTCGCTCCGCTTGGTTCACAGACATCGGGGTTCTCGTCGTTGGGGGGGTTTCGAGGTGGTCACGGTCCCCGTCGACTCGAACGTCCGAGTACCCCTCACGAAAAACCGAAGAGACAAAACCCAACTGCGGTGACGGAACGCGTATGCTCGAACTCGTCGTGGGCGCGCTCTGGGCGATGCTCCCCGCCTACGTCCCCAACAACGCCGCGGTGCTTGCCGGCGGGGGCCGGCCCATCGACGGCAGGCGGACGTGGGAAGGCCGACGACTCCTGGGCGACGGGAAGACGTGGCGCGGCACCGCCATCGGCGTCCTCGCCGGCGTCGCCCTCGCGCTCCTCCTCGACGCCGTCGCGGAGCCGATCGGCGCCTCGCTCGGCATCGGCCTCCCTGGGTTCCCGATCGCGGCCGGGCTGGGGCTCGCGCTCGGCGCGATGCTCGGCGACATCGCCGCGTCGTTCCTCAAGCGCCGGACCGGCCGGGACCGCGGCGCCTCGTTCCCGGTGCTCGACCAGCTCGACTTCGTCGCCGGCGCGCTCGCGCTCGCCGTGCTGTTCGCCCCGGTGTGGTTCGCGGACACCTTCTCGCTGGCCCGGATCGCCGTCGTCGTCGTCGTCACGCCGCTGCTCCACGTCGGCACGAACGTCGTCGCGTACGCGGCCGGTCTGAAGGCCGAGCCGTGGTGAGCCTCCGGGCGAGCCGACCGTGAGTTCTCAGGGCTGATACGCGGGCCGACGGGCTTTACCCTCCGCCGGGCGCCCGTCCCGACAGACATGGTGGAGTGGGACTTGAACGAGGACGACGAGGACGGATCGCCCAGCACGATCCGCGGTCGCGCCCGGGCGAACCTCCCGATCCTCGCGCTGGGGTTCATGCTCGCCTCCGCGGTCAGCGTGGCGGCGCTCGGCGGCGCGGTCGCGACCGGGTTCGGCGAGACGCCGTACGACGGGCCGACCGGGTTCGCGTTCTCGGTCGACCGCGGCGGCGACACTGCGGCCATCGTCATCACGCACGAGGACGGTCCCGTTCCGAACGCGGACCGCGTGTCAGTCGTCGACGACGCCGGAACGGAGGTCCCGTGGACCGAACTCGAGACCGACCCCGGCGTCGCCGAGGTCACCGGCAGTTCCGCGGTCGCGTGCCCGAGCCAAGGGACGACGATCACCGTCGTCTACGAGGGCCAGCGGGCCACGGAGACGGTCGACAGCTACGAGGTGACCGCCCCCATCCCGGCGAGCGTCGTGGAACGGTGTCAGGCGGCCGGCTGACCCGTACCGCCCCCGCTCCGGGATCCCGGCACGACCCGGGACCGGCACCTTTTCGCCCCGAGCGGTCCGCGGTTCGCCCATGACAGACGCCGACAACGCGGCCTTGCTCGCCGCGCTGCGCGACGCCGACGCGGTGCTGTTCGGGGAGTTCGAGCTCTCACACGGGGGCACCAGCGACTACTACGTCGACAAGTACCGGTTCGAGACCGACCCGCGCTGCCTGCGGCTCGTCGCCGAGGCGTTCGCCGAGCGCGTCGACGGGACGAAACTCGCGGGCGTCGCGCTCGGCGGCGTCCCCCTCGCGGCGGCCACGGCCGTCGAGACGGGCCTCCCGTACGTCATCGCCCGGAAGGCCGCCAAGGAGTACGGCACCGGCAACCGGGTCGAGGGGGAACTCGCCGAGGGCGAGGAGGTCGTCGTCGTCGAGGACATCGCCACGACCGGCCA belongs to Halorarum halophilum and includes:
- a CDS encoding alkaline phosphatase family protein is translated as MGLFDRLRGADNPRVAFIGIDGVPYSLLDDHPEEFPNFAALAREGAGGAIDSIVPPESSACWPALTTGVNPGETGVYGFQDREVGSYDTYVPMGRDVQATRVWDRVAEEGLDATVMNVPVTFPPQRNVQRMVSGFLSPGVDKAAYPDELREYLEGTNYRIDTNPKLGHKEDKSEFIENAHETVDARFEAFSHYIEEDDWDLFFGVFMTTDRVNHFLFKDYAEEGKNYDAFMEFYRKIDDYIGRIRAALADDVTLVVASDHGFTVQNYEVELNRWLQDEGWLEFEDDDHDSLDDIAEDARAYSLIPGRFYINLEGREPRGSVPESEYEAVRDELKADLEALEGPDGKKVAARVVEKEEAFRGEHDDIAPDLVVIPNHGFDLKSKFKPHDDGVFSQGPRNGMHSFENATLFVDDPEATITDADLLDIAPTVLDLMGMEYSRTDFDGASLV
- a CDS encoding MFS transporter yields the protein MSAASEAEGEPEPDPLDAFRQFLALPGDVLVLSLAMFAFSLGFQMTGRYLPEYLSVLGAGSVVIGLYGSVGNLISAVFPYPGGALSDRIGSRSALTLFGVASTLGFVVWWAADPLSTVRFGPTNLAVVVIFLGLFLSQAWKSFGLGATFAVVKQSVPNDKLASGFAATETFRRTAFLLGPLLAAGALSLFEFTEGFRVLLLVAAGAGALATVAQYVLYDAANDSFGKSFEGLGTVVSDLRSLPSPLRPLLVADTLVRFANGMVYVFFVIVVVDFLSVGATFPVVGRLSPAAFFGVLLGIEMAAALLTMVPVARLAERVGLKPVVAIGFAVYAVFPVLLISAPAEPLVVSVPGLAGVGVLELSPAVVLALLFAFSGLRFAGLPAHKALIVGPAERDAGGRVTGTYYLVRNAVTIPSAAAGGLIYGVSPPAAFATATVVGIVGTGYFLVRGEEFAAYA
- a CDS encoding DUF7536 family protein yields the protein MTRDTSEAGTGDNPGASAERAPDGTPDRPPRTAFLEALSVRRNALAGGVVGLTLAVVVYLVRVFELLGPNLGTREYPVLGPEGYFLLLGFVLASATALLVATALTVVSAVRLARREV
- a CDS encoding potassium channel family protein, producing the protein MTREERVEYEPTSVKAVLAEMKDTAELLIDLSYSAVLHGSADLAGEVLELESRMDELQLQARMSVMMAARSPEDAEQLAPVLGVIGAAEKISDAAGDIAKVVLEEVGLPDAIRAALPEAVETLVRAELSADSTYVGRTLAESNVETETGVRIIALRRGSDWLLNPDAGTTLRADDTLFLRGDEDGLRAVYRTATGTAYERPDPSVPSVDDLERAVDSVVLMKNMSELAVDLAYGSVLFNSEAVASEVDELEMEVDALKSRFEAWTLRAAARVDDPVSLRGLVHLASATEVISDAALEISEGVLRGIDAHPVIAEAVEASDEVIVRLEVAPGADLAGETLGERRVKQETGMRVIAVRRPADERDDGEWVISPGPETELRVGDVVLAKGTRAGAERLSLRLGDPREFED
- a CDS encoding NAD(P)/FAD-dependent oxidoreductase, coding for MPKVAIVGGGPAGLSAALFTAKNDLDTVVFDTDETWMHKAHLYNYLAIDDIGGTEFIERARDQVERFEAELRVGEEVTDVERDGSGFTVRTDDGEYDAEYVVFATGTDTELPEELGCELTEGGLVDVDLNMRTSVEDAFAVGSMIRDQKWEAVVSAGDGGAAALQIMSDEAGEPVHDFDTPDED
- a CDS encoding PaaI family thioesterase, with protein sequence MSDDDPFPELDADHVDLLQSFIESHGFLSWLNLRVEDLDRGRIVMSVPYDEKLVNPGSPVGSIHGGIAATLVDTASGFALRSTFDDPTDGSLATTDLNVTYLRPATDDLRVEAEVLRAGGSMGYTDTVVSSVDPEGEEKDVAVGRTSYRLFRE
- a CDS encoding DUF502 domain-containing protein, with product MSTWKRDFASGLVVVVPLLVILFVANWLYTQLLELPFVPTVHWDSPPPGMADWLVVFVVNLLQVFIVLVVFVLVVFAAGYMMRTTAGRFAEGFVDGAINRVPVLRVLYNASKLAVETALTGTDELQAPVRIEPWEGMRMTAFKTGKRTEDGREVLFMPTAPNITTGFVLEVESENVTYTNERVEEALTRILSAGFGEGDGGPVSASDLGGAAADGEASGNGTGDAARED
- a CDS encoding proline dehydrogenase family protein, which translates into the protein MIPPIASRFVAGESPATAFDHARRANEDGVNVILNLLGEHYRERVPADEDTATYESLIADIGASDLDVCVSVKPSQLGLDVGEGVFRENFRRVVEAGREHGVFVWCDMEDATTTDATLDAFEDLAREHGGGVGQCLQANLRRTREDLDRLDDVPGKLRLVKGAYDEDESIAYTDKANVNEAFREGLELLFSRRDGGIAVGSHDPTMISYAKELHAEHGGDYEVQMLMGVREEAQRELAAEGVEVWQYAPYGDKWLSYFYRRVRERKENLLFAMRAVAGV
- a CDS encoding CDP-2,3-bis-(O-geranylgeranyl)-sn-glycerol synthase is translated as MLELVVGALWAMLPAYVPNNAAVLAGGGRPIDGRRTWEGRRLLGDGKTWRGTAIGVLAGVALALLLDAVAEPIGASLGIGLPGFPIAAGLGLALGAMLGDIAASFLKRRTGRDRGASFPVLDQLDFVAGALALAVLFAPVWFADTFSLARIAVVVVVTPLLHVGTNVVAYAAGLKAEPW
- the pyrE gene encoding orotate phosphoribosyltransferase, coding for MTDADNAALLAALRDADAVLFGEFELSHGGTSDYYVDKYRFETDPRCLRLVAEAFAERVDGTKLAGVALGGVPLAAATAVETGLPYVIARKAAKEYGTGNRVEGELAEGEEVVVVEDIATTGQSALDAVEALREAGAVVNRVLVVVDRKEGATELLADHDVELDALLTASELLADAEE